The following proteins come from a genomic window of Oncorhynchus clarkii lewisi isolate Uvic-CL-2024 chromosome 23, UVic_Ocla_1.0, whole genome shotgun sequence:
- the LOC139381064 gene encoding LOW QUALITY PROTEIN: metal transporter CNNM4-like (The sequence of the model RefSeq protein was modified relative to this genomic sequence to represent the inferred CDS: deleted 1 base in 1 codon) — MTLRHCAAHMPVLLSAPSLFSLLQVWLSRCYADSKSQRKNPNHVTQPSPTSLCSSFSMMAADAAAASSSTHRTALHSCSLLLFNFSILLIIIFFLPAPAKGLLGVRPENTKAGELSVQDGLLQATEGTRFMLRVYYAASPVTQRAQNRSGSGRPEGAAAAPWIAFIEEPGGERERGEGENMVHSKRNPCVDEHARSSDIELLGSFRSASSHNSVLVELLAKDLRKDERIKYYSICAFDGVKWEHFTTRDFWLAVVERPPQADVWLQLGVSVMLLGLSALCSGLNISMLALDPVELRVLQNSGTEKEQKYAHKIESVRKHGNYILCTVVLGNVLTNTCFVVWMCQIIGMTPTSLATCTFGIFFIGEILPHSVASRHSLAIASKTIWATRLLMLVSFPISYPVSKLLDIMLHQEISNFYTREKLVAMLRVTDPYHDLVKEELNIIQGALELRTKNVEVVHTPLADCYMLSSDAVLDFCTMSDVMQSGFTRIPVYENDRSNIVDILFVKDLAFVDPDDCTPLKTITQFYKHPMHCVFSDTKLDVMLEEFKRGKSHLAIVHRVNSEGEGDPFYEVLGIVTLEDVIEEIIKSEIVDETDLFIDKRTKRRVSHHERKQHDFSIFNLTENEMKVKMSPQLLLATHRFLATEVEPFRPCHLSEKILLRLIKHPSVVQELKFDRKNKQAPQHFLYMRNKPVDYFVLVLQGKVEVEIGKEALRFENGAFSYYGMPALIPPLPIVNRFGSGSSGLNQSESVLSGGSVGQLSIGGGAVYLPDFSVRQLTDLQIIKISRNHYQNALTASLMDSVPQTPDPDGRPIIPETRSHSIALPLTHTYTYLRPVLEQHTHTEDNTGPLTSQLNERNRIVRSKSDGQRSPSDSVFLRMDDIPYIQEDLQKHRQEGHQEEPLEERPEDLPEDRKEDHPEDRLEDRPKGRMKDRLEDCPENRLIERPEDQLVEIPEDQLESQEGIDAVPVELDIICSLSGSEETLGKKLLRKLSNKKRKKSRDGEKSVEEGLEQPSVTT, encoded by the exons ATGACATTACGTCATTGTGCTGCACACATGCCCGTTCTC CTCTcggccccctctctcttctctctgctccaaGTGTGGCTCTCCAGATGCTATGCCGATTCCAAGAGCCAGCGTAAAAACCCTAACCACGTGACCCAACCATCGCCGACGTCCCTCTGCAGCTCATTCAGCATGATGGCTGCTGATGCTGCAGCAGCTTCATCCTCAACACACCGCACCGCACTTCATTCCTGCAGCCTGCTGTTGTTTAACTTCTCTATCCTTCTCATCATCATATTCTTTCTCCCAGCTCCGGCGAAGGGATTGCTTGGTGTACGCCCAGAGAACACTAAAGCCGGTGAACTGTCTGTGCAAGACGGGCTGCTCCAGGCGACCGAGGGGACGCGGTTCATGCTGCGGGTTTACTACGCAGCATCCCCGGTTACACAGAGAGCCCAGAACCGCTCTGGGAGCGGGAGACCAGAGGGTGCAGCTGCCGCACCATGGATCGCCTTCATAGAGGAGccaggaggagagcgagagagaggagagggggagaacatG GTCCATTCCAAACGGAACCCGTGCGTGGACGAGCATGCGCGGAGTTCTGACATCGAACTCCTGGGTTCCTTCAGGTCTGCATCCAGCCATAACTCCGTTCTAG TGGAGCTGCTCGCCAAAGACCTGCGCAAAGATGAGCGGATAAAATACTACTCCATTTGCGCGTTTGATGGGGTGAAGTGGGAACATTTCACCACCAGAGACTTCTGGCTAGCCGTGGTGGAGCGACCCCCGCAAGCGGACGTGTGGCTCCAGTTGGGGGTGTCGGTGATGCTACTGGGGCTCTCTGCGCTCTGCAGTGGGCTGAACATCAGCATGCTCGCCCTGGATCCCGTTGAGCTCCGGGTCCTCCAAAACAGCGGCACCGAGAAGGAACAAAAATATGCGCACAAGATCGAATCTGTGCGTAAACATGGCAACTACATCCTGTGTACTGTGGTGCTGGGCAATGTGCTGACCAACACCTGTTTTGTAGTGTGGATGTGCCAGATTATAGGGATGACTCCCACCTCCCTTGCTACCTGCACTTTCGGTATATTCTTTATAGGAGAGATCTTGCCTCACTCTGTGGCGTCCAGACACAGCCTCGCCATCGCCTCCAAAACCATCTGGGCCACCCGGCTTCTAATGctggtctccttccccatctCCTACCCCGTCTCCAAACTCCTAGACATCATGCTCCACCAGGAGATCAGTAACTTCTACACCAGAGAGAAACTGGTTGCCATGCTGCGCGTCACAGACCCCTACCACGATCTGGTCAAAGAAGAACTCAACATCATCCAGGGTGCTCTGGAGTTGCGCACCAAGAATGTAGAAGTTGTTCACACTCCGCTGGCGGACTGTTACATGCTCTCCTCGGATGCTGTTCTAGACTTCTGTACGATGTCTGACGTCATGCAGAGCGGGTTCACCCGGATCCCGGTCTATGAGAACGACAGGTCCAACATCGTTGATATCCTGTTCGTCAAAGACCTGGCGTTCGTGGACCCGGATGACTGCACCCCGCTGAAGACCATCACCCAGTTCTACAAACACCCCATGCACTGTGTGTTCAGCGATACCAAACTGGATGTGATGCTGGAGGAGTTCAAGAGAG gtAAATCCCATCTGGCTATAGTCCACAGGGTGAATAGTGAAGGGGAGGGAGATCCATTCTACGAGGTCCTGGGAATCGTTACTTTGGAGGATGTTATCGAAGAAATCATCAAGTCTGAGATTGTGGACGAGACAGACCTCTTCA TTGATAAGAGGACTAAGAGGCGCGTGTCTCACCATGAGAGGAAGCAACACGACTTCTCCATCTTTAACCTGACAGAGAACGAAATGAAGGTGAAGATGTCTCCTCAACTGCTGCTTGCTACACACCGCTTCCTGGCCACAG aAGTGGAGCCCTTCAGGCCATGTCATCTCTCAGAGAAGATTCTCCTTCGTCTGATCAAACACCCCAGTGTCGTTCAGGAACTAAAGTTTGACAGAAAGAACAAACAAGCACCACAGCACTTCCTGTATATGAGGAACAAACCTGTCGACTACTTTGTCCTGGTTCTACAG GGTAAAGTGGAGGTGGAGATTGGTAAGGAGGCTCTTCGTTTTGAGAACGGAGCTTTCTCCTACTATGGCATGCCAGCCCTCATACCACCACTACCTATAG TCAACAGGTTTGGTTCTGGTAGCAGTGGGTTGAACCAGTCAGAGTCTGTCTTATCAGGAGGCAGTGTGGGTCAGCTGAGTATAGGAGGGGGAGCAGTCTACCTACCTGACTTCTCTGTCAGACAACTCACTGACCTACAGATTATAAAg ATCTCAAGGAACCACTACCAGAATGCTCTAACAGCCAGTCTTATGGACAGTGTACCCCAGACCCCTGATCCCGACGGGAGACCCATCATCCCTGAGACCCGCTCCCACAGCATCGCCCTgcccctgacacacacatacacatacctcCGACCCGTCctggaacaacacacacacacagaggacaacaCTGGACCACTCACCTCACAGCTCAATGAGAGAAACCGCATCGTCC gCAGTAAGTCAGACGGACAGAGGAGTCCCAGTGATTCAGTGTTTCTACGGATGGATGACATACCCTACATCCAAGAGGACCTACAAAAACACCGTCAGGAAGGCCACCAAGAGGAGCCACTAGAGGAGAGACCGGAAGACCTCCCGGAAGATAGAAAGGAAGACCACCCAGAAGACCGCCTGGAAGACAGGCCCAAAGGCCGTATGAAAGACAGGCTGGAAGACTGTCCGGAAAACCGGTTAATTGAACGCCCAGAAGACCAGCTGGTAGAAATTCCGGAAGACCAGCTGGAAAGCCAAGAAGGGATCg ATGCTGTTCCTGTGGAGTTAGATATCATCTGTTCTCTATCTGGCTCAGAGGAGACACTGGGGAAGAAGCTGCTACGTAAACTGA